In Morococcus cerebrosus, a single genomic region encodes these proteins:
- the dtd gene encoding D-aminoacyl-tRNA deacylase, giving the protein MRAVIQKVSCSRVDVLDGNHKETCAEIDNGLMILLGVTHDDTELDARYIADKAANLRIFEDDAGKLNLSVKDVGGSILLVSQFTLYADARNGRRPSFSAAAPAEQAQTLYLHTAELLRGHGLNVQTGRFQMHMQVSLCNDGPVTLLLDSQKLF; this is encoded by the coding sequence ATGCGAGCCGTCATTCAAAAAGTGAGTTGTTCCCGTGTCGATGTATTGGACGGAAATCATAAGGAAACCTGCGCCGAAATCGATAACGGATTGATGATATTGCTCGGCGTTACCCACGACGATACCGAATTAGATGCGCGCTACATTGCCGACAAAGCCGCCAATCTGCGTATTTTCGAAGACGATGCCGGCAAATTGAACCTGTCCGTCAAAGATGTCGGCGGCTCAATCCTGCTGGTCTCCCAATTCACATTGTATGCCGATGCACGAAATGGCCGCCGCCCGTCTTTCTCGGCAGCCGCCCCTGCCGAACAGGCGCAAACGCTCTATCTGCATACCGCAGAACTATTGCGCGGACATGGTTTGAACGTACAAACCGGCCGCTTCCAAATGCATATGCAGGTCAGCCTGTGCAACGACGGCCCCGTTACCCTGCTGCTGGACTCGCAAAAACTGTTTTGA
- the aat gene encoding leucyl/phenylalanyl-tRNA--protein transferase has product MSIPLLYPNDYTFPDPFYALEECDGVVGISRDLDTGRLLSAYRQGIFPWFSEDGWFFWHTIDPRAVIVPENLHIGRSLAKTLRNKPYRVTVNQCFETVIAHCAAFPRPGQDGTWIVPEFQAAYTELHRLGHAHSFECFYPDETGRLKLAGGFYGVQIGRVFYGESMFALEPDASKIAFARAVPFLAGLGIELIDCQQDTLHMHRFGSEPIPFAEFQTTLQRLNALPLKEALGARVVGGTLE; this is encoded by the coding sequence ATGAGTATCCCCTTGCTTTACCCTAATGATTACACTTTTCCTGACCCGTTTTACGCGCTGGAAGAATGCGACGGCGTGGTCGGTATCAGCCGCGATTTGGACACGGGACGGCTGCTGTCGGCGTATCGGCAGGGGATTTTCCCGTGGTTCAGCGAAGACGGCTGGTTTTTTTGGCATACCATAGATCCGCGCGCCGTCATCGTGCCTGAAAATCTGCATATCGGGCGTTCGTTGGCGAAAACCTTGCGCAACAAACCCTATCGGGTAACGGTCAACCAATGTTTCGAAACCGTCATTGCGCATTGCGCCGCCTTTCCGCGCCCCGGTCAGGACGGCACATGGATTGTTCCCGAATTCCAAGCCGCTTATACCGAGCTGCACCGCTTGGGGCACGCGCATTCGTTTGAATGTTTCTATCCCGATGAAACAGGTCGTCTGAAACTGGCGGGCGGCTTTTACGGCGTACAAATCGGACGGGTGTTTTACGGAGAATCCATGTTCGCCCTTGAGCCGGATGCCTCCAAAATCGCCTTCGCGCGAGCCGTCCCGTTTCTTGCCGGATTGGGCATCGAGTTGATTGACTGTCAGCAAGATACCCTGCATATGCATCGTTTCGGTTCGGAACCGATACCGTTCGCCGAATTTCAGACGACCTTGCAACGCTTGAACGCTTTGCCTTTGAAGGAAGCGTTGGGCGCGCGGGTAGTGGGTGGAACGTTGGAATAG
- the fur gene encoding ferric iron uptake transcriptional regulator, whose amino-acid sequence MGKRAEIAYYNVYYFTGILNIMEKFSNIAQLKDSGLKVTGPRLKILDLFESHAEEHLSAEDVYRILLEEGVEIGVATIYRVLTQFEQAGILQRHHFETGKAVYELDKGDHHDHIVCVKCGEVTEFHNPEIEALQDKIAEENGYRIVDHALYMYGVCGECQAKSKR is encoded by the coding sequence GTGGGCAAGCGGGCTGAAATTGCGTATTATAACGTCTATTACTTCACAGGGATATTGAATATTATGGAAAAATTCAGCAATATTGCGCAATTGAAAGACAGCGGTTTGAAGGTTACCGGTCCGCGTTTGAAAATCTTGGATTTGTTTGAGTCGCATGCTGAAGAGCATTTGAGTGCCGAAGATGTGTACCGTATTTTGCTGGAAGAGGGTGTGGAAATCGGCGTAGCGACGATTTACCGCGTGTTGACCCAGTTCGAGCAGGCAGGCATTTTGCAGCGCCACCATTTTGAAACCGGCAAGGCGGTTTACGAATTGGACAAAGGCGACCACCACGACCATATCGTCTGTGTGAAATGCGGCGAGGTAACGGAATTCCACAATCCTGAAATCGAAGCCTTGCAAGACAAAATCGCGGAAGAAAACGGCTACCGCATCGTTGACCACGCGCTTTATATGTACGGCGTGTGCGGCGAATGCCAAGCGAAGAGCAAACGCTGA
- a CDS encoding outer membrane protein assembly factor BamE yields the protein MNKPLCLALAALIGLSACSAERVSLFPSYKLKVIQGNELDPRAVVSLQAGMSRDQVQLLLGTPLLRDAFHADRWDYTFNTSRNGIIKDRSNLTVYFENDVLVRAEGDAIQKSIETLQAEQKAAQTAQ from the coding sequence GTGAACAAACCCCTCTGTCTTGCCCTCGCCGCCCTCATCGGACTTTCCGCATGCAGCGCCGAACGCGTTTCCCTGTTCCCCTCCTACAAACTCAAAGTCATCCAAGGCAACGAACTTGATCCCCGCGCCGTCGTCTCCCTCCAAGCAGGCATGAGCCGCGACCAAGTCCAACTCCTGCTTGGCACCCCGCTGCTGCGCGACGCATTCCATGCCGACCGCTGGGACTACACCTTCAATACCAGCCGCAACGGCATCATCAAAGACCGCAGCAACCTCACCGTTTATTTTGAAAACGACGTCCTTGTCCGCGCAGAAGGCGATGCCATCCAAAAATCCATCGAAACCCTCCAAGCCGAACAAAAAGCAGCCCAAACTGCACAATAA
- the dapB gene encoding 4-hydroxy-tetrahydrodipicolinate reductase — protein sequence MSALKIAIAGVNGRMGRVLVEAVNNHPDTVLSGALEHSGSEVLGLDAGFASGIKTGIAISDDVDTVLAQSDVLIDFTRPEPTLKHLQKCVEKGVNIIIGTTGFDDAGKAAIRAAGEKTGVVFAANFSVGVNLTFHILDTVARVLNEGYDIEIIEGHHRHKVDAPSGTALRMGEVIADALGRDLKQCAVYGREGHTGPRDPSTIGFATVRAGDIVGDHTVLFATDGERVEITHKASSRMTFAAGAVRAAVWVNGKTGLYDMQDVLGLKNR from the coding sequence ATGAGCGCATTGAAAATCGCCATCGCCGGCGTCAACGGCCGCATGGGGCGCGTATTGGTTGAAGCCGTCAACAACCATCCCGACACCGTCCTCTCCGGCGCACTCGAACATTCAGGTTCCGAAGTCTTAGGCTTGGACGCAGGTTTCGCCTCCGGCATCAAAACCGGCATCGCCATTTCAGACGACGTTGATACCGTCCTCGCCCAAAGCGACGTACTCATCGACTTCACCCGCCCCGAGCCGACCCTCAAACATCTGCAAAAATGCGTTGAAAAAGGCGTCAACATCATCATCGGCACCACCGGTTTCGACGACGCAGGCAAAGCCGCCATCCGAGCCGCAGGCGAAAAAACAGGCGTCGTCTTCGCCGCCAACTTCAGCGTCGGCGTCAACCTCACCTTCCACATCCTCGACACCGTCGCCCGCGTCCTCAACGAAGGCTACGACATCGAAATCATCGAAGGCCACCACCGCCACAAAGTCGACGCCCCCAGCGGCACCGCCCTGCGCATGGGCGAAGTCATCGCCGACGCACTCGGCCGCGACCTCAAACAATGCGCCGTTTACGGCCGCGAAGGCCACACCGGCCCACGCGATCCCTCTACCATCGGCTTCGCCACCGTCCGCGCAGGCGACATCGTCGGCGACCACACCGTCCTCTTTGCCACCGACGGCGAACGCGTCGAAATCACCCACAAAGCCAGCAGCCGCATGACCTTCGCCGCCGGCGCCGTCCGCGCCGCAGTTTGGGTCAACGGCAAAACAGGTTTGTACGATATGCAGGACGTTTTGGGATTGAAAAACCGCTAA
- a CDS encoding hydrogen peroxide-inducible genes activator, which produces MTLTELRYIVAVAQERHFGRAARRCFVSQPTLSIAIKKLEEELSVSLFDRSSNDIITTEAGERIVAQARRVLEEAELIKHLASEEQNELEGAFKLGLIFTVAPYLLPKLIISLRETAPKMPLMLEENYTHILTESLKRGDVDAIVVAEPFQEPGIVTEPLYDEPFFVIVPKGHHFEELDAVTPQMLGEEQVLLLTEGNCMRDQVLSSCSELAAKQKIQGLTNTLQGSSINTIRHMVASGLAISVMPATALTENDHLLFSIIPFSGSVPHRRVVLAYRRNFVRPKALTALRTAILNSHLHGVSFVKE; this is translated from the coding sequence ATGACCTTGACCGAATTGCGTTACATCGTAGCCGTCGCGCAGGAGCGTCATTTCGGACGTGCCGCACGCCGCTGCTTTGTCAGCCAGCCCACCCTTTCCATTGCCATCAAAAAGCTGGAGGAAGAGCTGTCGGTATCCCTGTTTGACCGCAGCAGCAACGACATCATCACCACCGAAGCGGGCGAGCGCATCGTTGCCCAAGCCCGCCGCGTGCTGGAAGAAGCCGAGCTGATCAAGCACCTTGCCAGCGAAGAGCAAAACGAATTGGAAGGCGCATTCAAACTCGGTCTGATTTTTACCGTCGCCCCCTACCTTCTGCCCAAGCTCATCATTTCCCTGCGCGAAACCGCGCCGAAAATGCCCCTGATGCTTGAAGAGAACTACACGCACATCCTGACCGAATCGCTCAAACGCGGCGACGTCGATGCCATCGTAGTCGCAGAACCCTTCCAAGAGCCGGGTATCGTCACCGAGCCGCTGTATGACGAGCCTTTCTTCGTCATCGTCCCCAAAGGACACCATTTCGAAGAACTCGATGCCGTTACCCCGCAGATGTTGGGCGAAGAGCAGGTCTTGTTGCTGACGGAAGGCAACTGTATGCGCGACCAAGTTTTATCAAGCTGTTCCGAGCTTGCCGCCAAGCAGAAAATCCAAGGTCTGACCAACACCCTGCAAGGCAGCTCCATCAACACCATCCGACACATGGTTGCCAGCGGTCTCGCCATCAGCGTCATGCCCGCTACCGCACTGACCGAAAACGACCATTTGCTCTTCAGCATCATCCCGTTTTCAGGCTCCGTACCGCACCGTCGCGTCGTTTTGGCATACCGTCGGAACTTCGTCCGCCCCAAAGCATTGACTGCCTTACGGACTGCCATCCTCAATTCCCATCTTCACGGCGTAAGTTTTGTGAAGGAATAA
- the minE gene encoding cell division topological specificity factor MinE, translating to MSLIDMLFGRKPKTAAVARDRLQIIIAQERAQEGKAPDYLPTLRKELLEVLSKYVNVSLDDIRISQEKQDGMDVLELNITLPEQKTEQKKA from the coding sequence ATGTCATTAATAGATATGTTGTTCGGCAGAAAGCCGAAAACCGCCGCCGTCGCGCGTGACCGCCTGCAAATCATCATTGCTCAAGAACGCGCGCAAGAAGGGAAAGCCCCCGACTATCTGCCGACCCTGCGCAAAGAATTGCTGGAAGTATTGTCCAAATACGTCAACGTTTCTTTGGACGACATCCGCATTTCCCAAGAAAAGCAGGACGGTATGGATGTTCTCGAATTGAACATCACCCTGCCTGAACAAAAAACGGAACAGAAAAAGGCTTAA
- the minD gene encoding septum site-determining protein MinD, which yields MTKIIVVTSGKGGVGKTTTSASIAAGLALRGHKTAVIDFDVGLRNLDLIMGCERRVVYDLINVIQGEATLTQALIKDKNCENLFILPASQTRDKDALTREGVEKVMQELSSDKMGFEYIICDSPAGIEQGALMALYFADEAIVTTNPEVSSVRDSDRILGILQSKSRKAEQGGTVKEHLLITRYSPERVNKGEMLSVQDICDILRIPLIGVIPESQNVLQASNAGEPVIHQNSVSAAEAYKDVIARLLGENREMRFLEAEKKGFFKRLFGG from the coding sequence GTGACAAAAATCATCGTAGTAACATCAGGTAAAGGCGGCGTAGGTAAAACCACGACCAGCGCCAGTATTGCAGCCGGATTGGCATTGCGAGGCCACAAGACTGCCGTTATCGACTTTGACGTCGGTTTGCGTAACCTCGATCTGATTATGGGTTGCGAACGACGCGTTGTGTATGACCTGATTAACGTCATCCAGGGTGAAGCCACGCTCACCCAGGCACTGATTAAAGACAAAAACTGCGAAAACCTCTTCATTCTGCCTGCATCGCAAACCCGCGACAAAGACGCACTGACCCGTGAAGGCGTTGAGAAAGTCATGCAGGAATTGAGCAGTGACAAAATGGGATTCGAATACATCATCTGCGACTCTCCCGCCGGTATTGAACAGGGCGCATTGATGGCACTCTACTTCGCCGACGAAGCCATCGTTACAACCAACCCCGAAGTATCCAGCGTCCGCGACTCCGACCGTATCTTGGGCATCCTGCAAAGCAAATCCCGCAAAGCCGAACAAGGCGGTACGGTCAAAGAACACCTGCTGATTACCCGCTATTCTCCCGAACGCGTCAACAAAGGCGAAATGCTGTCCGTACAAGATATTTGCGACATCCTGCGCATCCCGCTCATCGGTGTCATTCCCGAATCGCAAAACGTCCTGCAAGCATCCAATGCCGGCGAACCCGTCATCCACCAAAACAGCGTTTCCGCTGCCGAAGCCTACAAAGACGTCATCGCGCGCCTCTTGGGTGAAAACCGCGAAATGCGTTTCCTTGAAGCTGAGAAAAAAGGCTTCTTCAAACGACTGTTCGGAGGCTAA
- the minC gene encoding septum site-determining protein MinC, whose amino-acid sequence MKPAFDIKSARLDVLAIHLHTADLTELEEFLRQRAGQYQELDIVPFVLDVQDFDHPESLDIGAMLTLFARYGMQILGLRHESESWSSFAARYHLVFSRSDKSEPQQPKINQEPAPVQATVINNPTVLISTPVRTGQQVYAENGDLIVTGIVSEGAELIADGNIHVYAPMRGRALAGAKGNTNARIFIHSMQAELVSVAGIYRNFEQDLPDHLHKKAVQVSLQDNRLVISAIDTD is encoded by the coding sequence ATGAAACCCGCCTTCGACATAAAGTCAGCCCGGCTTGACGTACTGGCTATTCACCTGCATACCGCAGACTTGACCGAACTGGAAGAATTTTTGCGCCAGCGCGCCGGTCAGTATCAAGAATTGGATATTGTTCCTTTTGTTTTAGACGTACAGGATTTCGATCATCCCGAGTCATTGGACATCGGAGCCATGCTGACCCTTTTTGCCCGTTATGGCATGCAGATTTTAGGGCTGCGCCATGAAAGTGAAAGTTGGTCGTCTTTTGCTGCACGTTATCATTTGGTTTTCAGCCGCAGCGACAAATCCGAGCCGCAACAACCCAAAATCAACCAAGAGCCTGCCCCCGTTCAGGCAACCGTCATCAATAACCCGACCGTCCTCATCAGCACCCCCGTCCGCACCGGACAGCAGGTTTATGCGGAAAACGGCGACCTTATCGTAACCGGCATCGTCAGTGAAGGTGCGGAACTCATTGCCGACGGAAACATTCACGTCTATGCACCCATGCGCGGCAGGGCGCTGGCAGGCGCGAAAGGCAACACCAACGCGCGCATCTTTATTCACTCCATGCAGGCGGAGCTGGTCTCCGTAGCGGGCATCTACCGCAATTTCGAACAAGACCTGCCCGACCACCTGCACAAAAAAGCCGTACAGGTTTCATTGCAAGACAACCGTTTGGTTATCAGCGCAATCGACACAGATTAA
- the lysS gene encoding lysine--tRNA ligase — MSEQNNPQTEPQLDENQIIALRREKLHNIRQQRIAYPNDFKRDSFAADLHAQYGEISKEELDPQAVPVKIAGRMMLKRQMGKASFATIQDVTGQIQLYLNNKGVSQEVLDDFNHWDLGDIVGAEGTLFKTNHGELTVRVSDIRLLSKSLRPLPDKHKGLSDQETKYRQRYVDLIANEESRNTFIKRSQIIQSVRNFMVNEHYLEVETPMMHPIPGGATAKPFVTHHNALDIPLYLRIAPELYLKRLVVGGLERVFEINRSFRNEGMSVRHNPEFTMIEFYEAFSDYERMMQMAEDIIRNASRTVNGTAKISYNGKEVDLESPFERLTILEAIKKYNPHYTDEQLNDAEWLKKEIVKHGESLPPSPGIGSLQLALFEGCAEGKLWNPTFIVDYPVEVSPLARASDTKQGLTERFELFVVGRELANGYSELNDPEDQAERFKAQVAQKDAGDDEAMHYDADYIRAMEFGLPPTGGCGIGIDRLVMLLTDSQTIRDVILFPQMRPE, encoded by the coding sequence ATGAGCGAACAAAACAATCCGCAAACCGAGCCGCAGTTGGACGAAAACCAAATCATCGCCCTGCGCCGTGAAAAACTGCACAACATCCGCCAACAGCGCATTGCCTATCCCAACGACTTCAAGCGAGACAGCTTTGCCGCCGATTTGCACGCCCAATACGGCGAAATCAGCAAAGAAGAACTCGACCCGCAAGCCGTTCCCGTCAAAATTGCCGGCCGCATGATGCTGAAGCGTCAAATGGGCAAGGCGAGCTTTGCCACCATCCAAGACGTGACCGGCCAAATCCAGCTTTATCTGAACAACAAAGGCGTGAGTCAGGAAGTTTTGGACGATTTCAACCATTGGGACTTGGGCGACATCGTCGGCGCGGAAGGCACTTTGTTCAAAACCAACCACGGCGAATTGACCGTGCGCGTGTCCGACATCCGCCTGCTGTCCAAATCCCTGCGCCCGCTGCCCGACAAACACAAAGGCTTGAGCGATCAGGAAACCAAATACCGCCAACGCTACGTCGATTTGATTGCCAACGAAGAATCGCGCAATACGTTTATCAAACGCAGCCAAATCATCCAATCCGTGCGTAATTTCATGGTGAACGAGCATTATCTCGAAGTCGAAACTCCGATGATGCACCCGATTCCCGGCGGCGCGACGGCGAAACCGTTCGTGACCCACCACAACGCTTTGGACATCCCGCTCTACCTGCGCATTGCCCCCGAGTTGTATCTGAAACGCTTGGTGGTTGGCGGTTTGGAGCGCGTGTTCGAGATCAACCGCAGCTTCCGCAACGAAGGCATGTCCGTGCGCCACAACCCCGAATTCACCATGATTGAATTCTACGAAGCTTTCTCCGACTACGAACGCATGATGCAGATGGCGGAAGACATCATCCGCAACGCATCGCGCACGGTCAACGGCACGGCGAAAATCAGCTACAACGGCAAAGAAGTCGATTTGGAAAGCCCGTTCGAACGCCTGACCATTCTCGAAGCCATCAAAAAATACAATCCGCACTACACCGACGAGCAGTTGAACGATGCGGAGTGGCTGAAAAAAGAAATCGTCAAACACGGCGAAAGCCTGCCGCCGTCCCCCGGCATCGGCAGCCTGCAGCTTGCCCTGTTTGAAGGTTGTGCCGAGGGCAAACTGTGGAACCCGACCTTCATCGTCGATTACCCGGTCGAAGTTTCCCCGTTGGCACGCGCTTCGGATACGAAACAAGGTCTGACTGAGCGTTTCGAATTGTTCGTTGTCGGCCGCGAGCTGGCAAACGGCTATTCCGAGTTGAACGACCCCGAAGACCAAGCCGAACGCTTCAAAGCGCAAGTGGCGCAAAAAGACGCGGGCGACGACGAAGCCATGCACTACGATGCCGACTACATCCGCGCGATGGAATTCGGCCTGCCGCCGACAGGCGGTTGCGGCATCGGCATCGACCGCCTGGTGATGCTGCTGACCGATTCGCAAACCATCCGCGACGTGATTTTGTTCCCGCAGATGCGTCCCGAATAA
- the aldA gene encoding aldehyde dehydrogenase has product MKQLAMYINGRFENDFNGEWRNVLNPSTEEAIAREPKGGKADVDRAVAAARAAQPAWERLPAVERGAYLRKIAQGIRERADKLTDTIVAEGGKTKDLARVEVMFTADYLDYQAEWARRYEGEIIQSDRPRENILLFKRPLGVVAGILPWNFPFFLIARKMGPALVTGNTIVVKPSSVTPINCHIFAEIVDAVGLPAGVFNVVNGPGAEIGNALSAHPQVDMVSLTGSVEAGRQVMEAASANITKVSLELGGKAPAIVLKDADLDLAVKSILASRVGNTGQICNCAERVYVHSSLKDAFIEKMTAAMKGVRYGNPAEAEAGALEMGPLIEERAVKAVAEKVERAIKQGATLVCGGKRAKGRGYFFEPTLLTDTDNNMDIMKEETFGPVLPVATFDTLDQVIALANDCEFGLTSSVYTTNLNEAFYVTRRLQFGETYINRENFEAMQGFHAGWKKSGIGGADGKHGLEEYLQTQVVYLETNI; this is encoded by the coding sequence ATGAAACAATTGGCCATGTACATCAACGGACGCTTTGAAAACGATTTCAACGGCGAATGGCGCAATGTATTGAACCCGTCCACCGAAGAGGCCATCGCCCGCGAACCTAAAGGCGGCAAAGCGGACGTTGACCGCGCCGTAGCGGCGGCGCGTGCGGCGCAACCGGCATGGGAGCGGCTGCCTGCGGTCGAACGCGGCGCGTATTTGCGCAAAATCGCCCAAGGCATACGTGAACGCGCCGACAAGCTGACCGACACCATCGTTGCTGAAGGCGGCAAAACCAAAGACTTGGCGCGCGTGGAAGTCATGTTCACCGCCGACTATCTCGATTACCAAGCCGAATGGGCGCGCCGTTACGAAGGCGAAATCATCCAAAGCGACCGCCCGCGCGAAAATATTTTATTGTTCAAACGTCCGTTGGGCGTCGTGGCAGGCATCCTGCCGTGGAACTTCCCCTTCTTCCTGATTGCCCGCAAAATGGGCCCTGCTTTGGTCACGGGTAACACCATCGTCGTCAAACCCAGCAGCGTGACCCCGATCAACTGCCACATCTTCGCCGAAATCGTCGATGCGGTCGGACTGCCCGCAGGCGTGTTCAACGTCGTGAACGGCCCCGGCGCGGAAATCGGCAATGCCCTGTCCGCCCATCCGCAAGTCGATATGGTCAGCCTGACCGGCTCCGTCGAAGCAGGCCGCCAAGTGATGGAAGCCGCTTCCGCCAACATCACCAAAGTCTCGTTGGAACTCGGCGGCAAAGCGCCTGCCATCGTTTTGAAAGACGCGGATTTGGACTTGGCAGTGAAATCCATCTTGGCTTCGCGCGTCGGCAACACCGGTCAAATCTGCAACTGCGCCGAGCGCGTCTATGTCCACAGCAGCCTGAAAGACGCGTTCATTGAAAAAATGACCGCCGCCATGAAAGGTGTGCGCTACGGCAACCCTGCCGAAGCCGAAGCAGGCGCGCTGGAAATGGGTCCGCTGATTGAAGAGCGCGCCGTCAAAGCCGTTGCCGAAAAAGTGGAACGCGCCATCAAACAAGGGGCGACGCTGGTCTGCGGCGGCAAACGCGCCAAAGGACGCGGCTACTTCTTCGAACCGACCCTGCTGACCGACACCGACAACAACATGGACATCATGAAGGAAGAAACCTTCGGCCCCGTCCTGCCTGTTGCCACTTTCGACACGCTCGACCAAGTCATCGCCTTGGCAAACGACTGCGAATTCGGTCTGACCAGCTCCGTGTACACCACCAACCTGAACGAAGCCTTCTACGTCACCCGCCGCCTGCAATTCGGCGAAACCTACATCAACCGCGAAAACTTCGAAGCCATGCAGGGCTTCCATGCGGGCTGGAAAAAATCCGGTATCGGCGGCGCGGACGGCAAACACGGTTTGGAAGAATATCTGCAAACCCAAGTCGTTTATCTGGAAACCAATATTTAA
- a CDS encoding Ag473 family lipoprotein, translating into MKKLLIAAMMMAGLAACSQEAKQQTQEAASAVASDANAAASEAKDAADKAVSDVKDAAADAKDAAEKAVSDVKDAAADAKASADKAVSDAKETADKALSNAAEATGKAVEEAAKDAKNAAKDALNKAADATQDAADKMKDAAK; encoded by the coding sequence ATGAAAAAATTACTGATTGCTGCGATGATGATGGCCGGCTTGGCTGCATGCTCTCAAGAGGCCAAACAACAAACCCAAGAGGCTGCTTCTGCCGTAGCTTCTGATGCCAATGCTGCCGCTTCCGAGGCAAAAGATGCGGCTGATAAAGCAGTCTCCGACGTTAAAGATGCGGCTGCCGATGCCAAAGATGCTGCTGAAAAAGCTGTTTCCGATGTTAAAGATGCGGCTGCCGATGCTAAGGCAAGTGCAGATAAAGCTGTCTCCGACGCTAAGGAAACCGCAGATAAAGCCTTATCAAATGCAGCCGAAGCCACAGGAAAAGCAGTTGAAGAAGCTGCCAAAGATGCAAAAAATGCTGCTAAAGATGCTTTAAACAAAGCCGCCGATGCAACTCAAGATGCTGCGGACAAAATGAAAGACGCTGCCAAATAA
- the trpC gene encoding indole-3-glycerol phosphate synthase TrpC, with translation MTDILNKILATKAQEVVAQKASVSLDEMKKQADAALPVRGFFDSIRTKHEQNRPAVIAEIKKASPSKGLIRPDFHPAQIARAYENAGAACLSVLTDEQYFQGSPEYLKAARVAVGLPVLRKDFIIDEYQIYQARAWGADAVLLIAAALEQEQLGHFEAVAHQLGMSVLLELHDASELEKCRNLTTPLWGVNNRNLRTFDVSLQKTLDLLPALTGKTVVTESGIRGKSDVDFMRSHGIHTFLIGETFMRADDIEAEVRKLF, from the coding sequence ATGACCGATATTCTGAATAAAATCCTTGCAACTAAAGCCCAGGAAGTCGTCGCCCAAAAAGCTTCTGTCTCTTTGGATGAAATGAAAAAACAGGCAGATGCTGCCTTGCCCGTGCGCGGGTTTTTTGACTCTATCCGTACCAAACACGAGCAAAACCGCCCTGCCGTCATTGCTGAAATTAAAAAAGCCAGCCCGAGCAAAGGACTGATCCGCCCAGATTTCCATCCTGCACAGATTGCCCGTGCCTATGAAAATGCCGGAGCTGCGTGCTTGTCGGTATTGACTGACGAACAATATTTCCAAGGCTCTCCCGAATATTTGAAAGCGGCACGTGTGGCAGTCGGGCTTCCCGTTCTACGAAAAGACTTCATCATCGATGAGTATCAGATTTATCAGGCGCGTGCCTGGGGGGCTGATGCCGTCTTACTGATTGCCGCCGCGCTGGAGCAAGAGCAATTAGGACATTTCGAAGCAGTAGCCCATCAATTAGGCATGAGCGTATTGTTGGAGCTGCATGATGCTTCAGAATTGGAAAAATGCCGAAACCTGACAACACCCCTATGGGGCGTAAACAACCGCAACCTGCGGACATTCGACGTATCTTTACAGAAGACTCTGGATTTACTGCCTGCGCTGACAGGTAAAACCGTCGTTACCGAAAGCGGCATCCGCGGCAAATCCGACGTGGATTTTATGCGCAGCCACGGCATACATACCTTCTTAATCGGCGAGACCTTTATGCGTGCCGACGATATTGAAGCAGAAGTGCGGAAGCTGTTTTAA